The window GATGGTACTTACATGGAGAAGGCAAGATCCACGGTCGCCTAAAGTTAAAATAAATTGGAGAGATTAGGAGGTATAAAGATGAATTGGATAATTGCTTCGTCAACAAACATTGAAAGATTTAGGTATGACCCTTATTCATTGATTTTAGAAATAGAGTTTAAAAAAGGTGCAGTATATCAATACTTTGATGTACCTAATTCTATATATGAGGCGTTTAAGAGTCAGGTAAATTCAGGTGGTTCAGCGGGTCAATTTTTTAACACTAATATAAAGGGTTGTTTTCGTTACGCAAAAATATAAAAAGTAAATACAGAAATTATGCAGTTCCAGGATTAAACTCCCAACTCCACAACTTGAGATCTCAAGATTTTGGCCAAAGTCTATCAATTAGCCTTGCATAACGCTGGGTTGCCGTGTCAAAATAGATTTGGAACTGCTGGTCGTAACAGACGATCCGACAACCGGCGTTGAAAAAGTACCTAATCACTTCGCAAAGGGATGGGGCTTGTTCGGCGCCTTCTTTGCTAAACTCCCAATTTGCGTAACAAAGAAGGGTCTTTGCCGTGAACAAGAGCTCCACATGTGCGAAATGAGCTGTCTCAGGCTGTGCATAGTAAGATGTTAAACTAAGATTCTGTTTTACTGTCCGGTAAAAGACCTCAATTTCCACCTTTTTGTTCCAAATACTGTTATGTAGTTGAGCAAATCAAGAATTATTTAATTCTCTTAAAGCGCCCTGTCCCTTTAAACAAGGGATTCGACTTCACCGTAAATATCGTTGACCTCTATTACAAAAAAAACGACGATACACCATTCCCAGCCACGATGATACAATTTCGGCATTAACTTATGCAAAAAATGCTGACCCTGCCAGGTATATTTCAGTTCATGATGCATTAGTGAACATTTATAACTGCCAACCTTACGTTCAAAGCAGTGTTCAGGGGTTATTCTTCACCGATTACCGGAGGAAGAGATAAAGAGAATGTTCGGCAATAGTTACGACCTGATTAAGCCGAAAGTAAGGAGAAAACACAATGGCTAACGAGTTATATTCGCTTTTAGTCCTGTTTCAGAACAGGCTTTTTAGGATACCTGACTATCAGCGCGGGTACGCTTGGAAGCACGAGCAGCTTGCCGATTTCTGGGAGGACTTGCTTAACCTTCAGGAGGATAGGTATCACTATACGGGATTGCTTTCTCTGAAAGCGGTCAACCGTGACAGCGTCAAGACTTGGGACTGCGATGAGTGGATTTTGGACATCGGGTTCAAGCCCTTTCACGTCGTGGACGGGCAGCAGCGTCTAACCACTTTTTCCATCTTAATGTATGAAATGGTAGTGTTCGTTAAAAACCTGCCCGAAAACAAAGATAAGGACGACGACGATATTTTGCTTGGGGATGAGTCCCTGAAAGAAATTTCGGAGAGATACATTCTCCGCAGGCGCAGAAAGAACTTTATCACGACATACCTTTTCGGGTATGAGACCGACAATCCCAGTGCCGACTACCTGAAGTACAAGGTGTTTAACGAGCCTTTCGGCGGCACGGTGTTTGAAACCTACTACACCAAAAACCTTAAATACGCCAAGGCTTTCTTTGCCGATAACCTTGCGGCAATGTACGAGAGCGACGGCATTGAGGGCATCGAGCGTCTTTACAAAAAGCTGACCCTTCGCCTGATGTTTAATCTCCACGAGATAGAGGACGACTACGATGTTTTCGTTGCTTTTGAAACAATGAACAATCGCGGTAAGAAGTTGACGAACCTTGAACTTCTAAAAAACCGCTTAATATATCTGACCACGTTATTCGACAATTCCGAAATTGACAAGACTGATAAGGAACAACTGCGCAGGAATATAAATGATGCGTGGAAAGAAGTCTACTATCAGCTAGGGCGCAATCAGAATGCCCCGCTCTCGGATGATGACTTCCTCCGCGCCCATTGGATTACCTACTTCCGCTACTCTCGAAAAGCAGGGGACGTTTATATCCGATTCCTGCTTGGAAAATTCTCGGCAAAGAACGTGTTCGAGAAGCACACCGTTACCCAAGCCGTAGAGGAAGCGGAAATTCCGTCTGACTTTGAACAGGATGATAACGAAATAGATGCAACGCCTGAAACAGAAGCGGTGCTTGTTAGCAAACTTGCGCCACAGGAAATAAACGACTATGTCAACAGTCTTAAGGCTCTGGCTGAATACTGGTACTACAGCTTCTTCCCATATGACAGCTGGTTTAGCGACGACGAGAAGATTTGGATTGATAAACTGAACCGCATAGGCATAGGCTATTTCCGTCCTCTCGTTGTCGCGGCTTTAGCGACTGAAAAATCTACAACATCGGCGGAGCGAGTCACTCTGTTCAAATCTATCGAGCGGTTTATATTTGTGTCCTTCCGTCTTGGCGGTTTCCAGTCAAGCTACCAAAGCAGCGTTTATTACAACAAGGCAAGGGAAGTATTAAACAAGGCGGCCACCCTTGATTCCGTGTCTGCAGATTTAGACAATACAGTTGATGGCGATATGAACTCGGCAATGAAATCCTTTATTGCTCGCACAAGCCGTCGTTTCGATGCGGGAGACGGCTTCTATCGTTGGCGTGACCTGCGTTACTTCCTCTTCGAATACGAGTATGAGAAATCGGTCAAGAACAACATTGAGAAGGTAAACTGGATTCTATTCACAAGGGTTGAAAAAGATAAAGTCACCATTGAACATATCCTGCCGCAAAAGCCGTCAAAGTGGTACTGGCGTAATATGTTCAGGGCTTATACCGCTGAGGAGATAAAACTGCTGTCCGCCTCGCTCGGAAACTTGCTTCCGCTCTCGCAGAGCATTAATTCTTCGTTGCAGAACGACAGCTTTCCGGATAAAAAGAACCCTTCAAGCAATGGACGGCGTGGATACAGTAATGGGTCGCATTCAGAGATTGAAGTCGCCGCCGCGCAGGACTGGAAAGCAGAAAACATCTTGGAGCGCGGTCAGGCGTTGCTTGATTTCATGGAGAAACGGTGGCGGCTTGAATTTCTGGGCAACGCCAAGATGGAACTTCTCCACATCCCGTTTGTCGATGACGGTCGGGAAGTTCCACCGGAAATACCGGAGGTTGAAATTAAGCGGTAGCTGAGGACAAAGCAAAGCCGACATCAACAAGGGAACTCGCCGATAGGAACTATCATCGCTTTGAGTTTTGGAGCAACTTCATCAATTATTGTAAAACGGTGGGCAGAGATAAGGACATCGGCTCCCGCAAACCGTGTTACGAGTATTGGTATGACGTTACGATAGGCAATCCAGACTACCACATGTTTTTCCAGCTTTATCACCAGAAGGTTCTCCGTATAGGGATTTATGTTTACCGACCAGAGGATTTTGCTCGACTTGAAAGCAAAAAAGCTGAAATAGAGGCTTTGTACGGCGCGCCATTTGAATGGTATACGAGCCGCAAAAAGAGCGTTGCGAAAAGGATACTGCATTCTATTGATGCCGACGTTCACAACCCCGAACTGTACACTCAGCACTTCGACTGGCTAATAGCCCATTTTGATAAGCTGCGAAACGCCCTCGAAACGGCGGACAAAAAGTGACAATCAAAAAAGAGGTGACAATATGCCCTTTACCATCGTCCGTCAGGACATCACAAAGATGAAAGTTGACGCCATCGTCAATGCCGCCAACACCAACCTGCAAATGGGCGGCGGTGTTTGCGGCGCAATATTCAAAGCGGCGGGAGCGCATGAACTGCAAGCCGCTTGTGACAAACTTGCCCCGATTAAGACGGGTGAGGCGGTCGTCACGCCAGGGTTCAACCTTTCGGCTAAATTTGTAATTCACGCTGCCGCTCCCGTCTATCGGCATTGGAACAAGGAGCAAAGCGAGCAACACCTCCGCGCCGCCTACACAAACTCGCTGAAGAGAGCCGTCGAAAATAAGTGCGAAAGCATAGCATTTCCGCTGATTTCAAGCGGTATCTACGGTTACCCGAAAGACGAGGCTCTGCAAGTGGCTACTTCGGCGATTCAGGGATTCCTTGTCGACCACGACATTGACGTGACACTTGTGGTGTTCGATAAATCGGCGTTCACCGTCAGCTGCGAACTGCTAGGCGCGGTTGAAAGCTATATTGATGAGCATTACGTTGACACGCACCAAATAAGGCGGCGGCCACTTCTTAATGTAGAGCGGGAAGCCTTGTATGAAGCCGATGAAGGCGTTAGTACATACAACGAGTCTGTTTATGATGAGATTCTTGCTCCGTCCGCAGATGCGCCTTTAGATAGCCTGTTCAGAAATCTTGACGAACCATTCTCACAAACGCTCCTGCGGCTGATTGACGCTAAGGGTAAAACGGACGTGGCGGTTTATAAACGCGCCAACCTTGACCGCAAGCTGTTCTCTAAGATTCGGAGCAACAAAGGTTATATGCCAAGCAAGCGCACGGCGATTGCCCTTGCCGTGGCGTTGGAGTTATCGCTCAACGAAACAGACGACCTTTTGAAGCGGGCGGGCTATGCACTTTCCCATAGCCAGAAGTTCGACGTGATTGTCGAATACTTCATCGTCAGCGGTAAATACGACATCTTTGAGATCAACGAGGTGCTATTCGAGTATAACCAGCCGCTGTTGGGAGGGTAAAGCAATGAAAAATGAACTAAGGCTGGATTTAGGCGGCACGGTCTTCCACTTTTTCTTCTCGGATAAAGGCTTCGATGATTGCGGCTATTTCTGGACAGATGCCTGTATTTCCGTTGAAAACCGTTATTTTAACTATCAGACGGGTTCGCAGTTTTTAACCTTTGCTGAACTTCAGGAAATATGCGAATCCCTTACTAAATTGCTGAATGGCGGTATAACAGAAAAACGCCATTTGGAGTTCATTGAGCCGAATTTGCAGATTATTCTCAATCCGAAATACGATTTAAAAAATGACCCCAAATACGCCTATGTTAGAGAGGGCTTTGAAATCGTAGATGTTTCAGCGGAGTTTTCATTCTACCTGTTGCTGAGTGATGGCTACACAGATGAACGCTATACGCTGCCTTTATACCGTTCAGACATTGAGGAAGTAGTAAAATTCCTTAATGAGAAGATTGCATCTTTTGCATAACAATTTATCGAAGGGAGTGAGTTAAATGGACATATTTGAAATATTCAGATCTTCGGCAGACATAGAAAAAGCAGGGCCAATGAGTGCTTATATGCGTAAGCAGTTTCATTTTCTCGGTATACTCACTCCGAGACGAAAAGAACTGAGCCGTAGCTTTTTTAAGACCGTCAAGAAAACCGACCTCGACTGGGATTTTGTTTTCAAATGTTGGCAACAGTCAGAGCGCGAATTTCAATACTTGGCAAAGGACTATCTGGCAAGGCAAAAAGAGAACCTGACCGCTGTGGATATTCCGCGCCTTCGTGAATTGGCTGTTCAGAAGTCTTGGTGGGACACTATCGACGGGCTTGACGTTATCGTAGGCGATATTGCTCTCCGTTTTCCCGAAGTGAACGCCACGGTATTGGATTGGAGCGTTGACGATAACTTCTGGCTTCGCCGGATTGCTATCGACCACCAACTCGGCAGGAAAGCAAAGACCGACGCCGAATTGCTGGAGCAAATTATCGTTAACAACTTCGGGCAGACTGAGTTTTTCATCAACAAGGCGATCGGATGGAGTTTGCGGGAATACAGCAAGACGAATCCTGACTGGGTGCGGTCGTTCATAAACAGGCACAAAGATAAAATGGCTTCCCTCAGTATAAAGGAAGCAAGCAAGTACATTTGATTTGTCGCTCCTCAAGCGACCTTGAGCATACAGGAAGTGTTATCCTTAAGCTACAATAAACTTGAGGAGGACATTTCACATGAAAAAAGGATTAACGGAACTGGTATTCATACTGGACAAGAGCGGCTCGATGGGAGGTTTGGAAACCGACACCATCGGCGGCTACAATTCGATGCTCAAACAACAGAAAGCGGTCGAGGGCGAATGCCATATTACAACGGTGCTATTTGACAACAACTACGAGTTGCTTTACGACCGCATCGACATTAAAGCAGTCAGCCCGATTACCGAGAAGGAATATCAAGTCGGCGGTTCGACAGCACTCCTGGATGCAATCGGCAGGACGATTCACAAGATCGGCAATGCCCAGAAACATACCGCCGCCGACTACCGCGCTGAAAAAGTGATGTTCATCATCATCACCGACGGCGAGGAAAATTCCAGCCGTGAATACTCTTCGGAAAAGGTCAAAGCGCAAATCGAGCGTCAAAAGACGAAATACGGATGGGAGTTTATCTTTCTCGGCGCGAATATCGATGCGGTGCAGACCGCCGGGCGGTTCGGGATTAATGCGGACAGAGCAATTGATTACGTTCCCGACAGCGCAGGGACAAATCTTAACTTCAAAGTGATGGCTGAAGCCGTAGCGACCTTCCGCGAATCCGGCGTGGTAGAGGAAGAAGCCTTTACGCCAATAAGGGCGGATATGAAGCGGCGGGGAGGTCGGAAATAATGCTCGGAGCGATTATAGGTGACATCGTAGGCTCTGTCTACGAATGGCATAACATCAAAACAAAAGACTTCCCTCTGTTCGGTGACGACTGCTTTTTCACGGACGACACAGTGATGACCATCGCTACAGCAGACGCTCTAATGAACGGTGGCGAAGCCATCGACCAGTATGTTTGGCTGCTTGGGAAAGATTACTTTCCGAAGAACTACGGAAAGAAAAAAAGAGGAGATAAGTAGTTATGAAGATTCATTATTTCCAGAGATACCATGAGAAAGAAAATGTTGCTACAGCAAATACGATGTTGCTGTTATCCCGGCTCTATTCATATTCTGCGGATAAGTTCTTTCGCTTTTTGAAATCTGAGTTCTTTTCAGATGCCTTTGAACCTGAAATAGTTTTTAATTTACAGGAAAAAAGTGTGGAGAGTATTCCGGATGCTACTATCACACAGGAGAGCTTTAAAATTGTTGTTGAGACTAAAATGTCTGACTGGTTTTATACAGATCAGCTGGTGCGGCATTTGAAATCTTTCAGTGATGAAAAATATAAAGTGATGATTACTTTAGCACCGGAGTTGATGAAACCAGAAAAGAAAAAAGAATTCGAAGAGCATCTGAAAAAATATAACGCCACACAGACATATCCGATAATGCACATTAATACTACCTTTGAAAGGATTATCGATGAAATAAAGGATACTATTGATGACAGAGATTATGAAATGCAAGATGTACTGGACGATTACCAGAATTATTGCTACAAAGACAAGCTAATTATTGTATCAGATTCGTGGAAGCGCATGAGGGTTCAACTTGCTGGTACAACATATGATTTTAATGTAAGTGAGAACCTCTACTACGATAACATTGAGCGCGGCTTTAGCGCCCACGATTATCTAGGGTTATACAAAGAAAAAAGTGTGAGAGCCGTA is drawn from Syntrophomonadaceae bacterium and contains these coding sequences:
- a CDS encoding macro domain-containing protein, giving the protein MPFTIVRQDITKMKVDAIVNAANTNLQMGGGVCGAIFKAAGAHELQAACDKLAPIKTGEAVVTPGFNLSAKFVIHAAAPVYRHWNKEQSEQHLRAAYTNSLKRAVENKCESIAFPLISSGIYGYPKDEALQVATSAIQGFLVDHDIDVTLVVFDKSAFTVSCELLGAVESYIDEHYVDTHQIRRRPLLNVEREALYEADEGVSTYNESVYDEILAPSADAPLDSLFRNLDEPFSQTLLRLIDAKGKTDVAVYKRANLDRKLFSKIRSNKGYMPSKRTAIALAVALELSLNETDDLLKRAGYALSHSQKFDVIVEYFIVSGKYDIFEINEVLFEYNQPLLGG
- a CDS encoding KTSC domain-containing protein, with protein sequence MNWIIASSTNIERFRYDPYSLILEIEFKKGAVYQYFDVPNSIYEAFKSQVNSGGSAGQFFNTNIKGCFRYAKI
- a CDS encoding DUF262 domain-containing protein, translating into MANELYSLLVLFQNRLFRIPDYQRGYAWKHEQLADFWEDLLNLQEDRYHYTGLLSLKAVNRDSVKTWDCDEWILDIGFKPFHVVDGQQRLTTFSILMYEMVVFVKNLPENKDKDDDDILLGDESLKEISERYILRRRRKNFITTYLFGYETDNPSADYLKYKVFNEPFGGTVFETYYTKNLKYAKAFFADNLAAMYESDGIEGIERLYKKLTLRLMFNLHEIEDDYDVFVAFETMNNRGKKLTNLELLKNRLIYLTTLFDNSEIDKTDKEQLRRNINDAWKEVYYQLGRNQNAPLSDDDFLRAHWITYFRYSRKAGDVYIRFLLGKFSAKNVFEKHTVTQAVEEAEIPSDFEQDDNEIDATPETEAVLVSKLAPQEINDYVNSLKALAEYWYYSFFPYDSWFSDDEKIWIDKLNRIGIGYFRPLVVAALATEKSTTSAERVTLFKSIERFIFVSFRLGGFQSSYQSSVYYNKAREVLNKAATLDSVSADLDNTVDGDMNSAMKSFIARTSRRFDAGDGFYRWRDLRYFLFEYEYEKSVKNNIEKVNWILFTRVEKDKVTIEHILPQKPSKWYWRNMFRAYTAEEIKLLSASLGNLLPLSQSINSSLQNDSFPDKKNPSSNGRRGYSNGSHSEIEVAAAQDWKAENILERGQALLDFMEKRWRLEFLGNAKMELLHIPFVDDGREVPPEIPEVEIKR
- a CDS encoding VWA domain-containing protein; this translates as MKKGLTELVFILDKSGSMGGLETDTIGGYNSMLKQQKAVEGECHITTVLFDNNYELLYDRIDIKAVSPITEKEYQVGGSTALLDAIGRTIHKIGNAQKHTAADYRAEKVMFIIITDGEENSSREYSSEKVKAQIERQKTKYGWEFIFLGANIDAVQTAGRFGINADRAIDYVPDSAGTNLNFKVMAEAVATFRESGVVEEEAFTPIRADMKRRGGRK
- a CDS encoding DNA alkylation repair protein translates to MDIFEIFRSSADIEKAGPMSAYMRKQFHFLGILTPRRKELSRSFFKTVKKTDLDWDFVFKCWQQSEREFQYLAKDYLARQKENLTAVDIPRLRELAVQKSWWDTIDGLDVIVGDIALRFPEVNATVLDWSVDDNFWLRRIAIDHQLGRKAKTDAELLEQIIVNNFGQTEFFINKAIGWSLREYSKTNPDWVRSFINRHKDKMASLSIKEASKYI
- a CDS encoding DUF4268 domain-containing protein, encoding MNYCKTVGRDKDIGSRKPCYEYWYDVTIGNPDYHMFFQLYHQKVLRIGIYVYRPEDFARLESKKAEIEALYGAPFEWYTSRKKSVAKRILHSIDADVHNPELYTQHFDWLIAHFDKLRNALETADKK